Genomic window (Mycolicibacterium smegmatis):
TGCTCGAGACCGTCGCCGAGAGCGACGAGGCACTGCTGGAGAAGTACTTCGGTGGCGAGGAGCTCTCGGTCGACGAGATCAAGGGCGCGATCCGCAAGCTGACGGTCAACAGCGAGCTGTACCCGGTGCTGTGCGGCAGCGCGTTCAAGAACAAGGGCGTGCAGCCCATGCTCGACGCGGTCATCGACTACCTGCCGTCGCCGCTGGACGTCGAGTCCGTGCAGGGTCACGTGCCCGGCAAGGAAGACGAGGTCATCAGCCGCAAGCCGTCGGTCGACGAGCCCTTCTCGGCGCTGGCGTTCAAGATCGCGGTGCACCCGTTCTTCGGCAAGCTGACCTACGTCCGCGTGTACTCCGGTGTCGTGGAATCCGGTTCCCAGGTGGTCAACTCGACCAAGGGCAAGAAGGAGCGGCTGGGCAAGCTGTTCCAGATGCACGCCAACAAGGAGAACCCGGTCGAACGGGCCTCCGCCGGCCACATCTACGCCGTGATCGGTCTGAAGGACACCACCACCGGCGACACGCTGTGCGATCCGAACGAGCAGGTCGTGCTCGAGTCGATGACCTTCCCGGATCCGGTCATCGAGGTGGCCATCGAGCCCAAGACCAAGAGTGACCAGGAGAAGCTGGGCACCGCGATCCAGAAGCTCGCCGAAGAGGACCCGACCTTCAAGGTGCACCTGGACCAGGAGACCGGCCAGACCGTCATCGGCGGCATGGGCGAGCTGCACCTGGACATCCTCGTGGACCGCATGCGTCGCGAGTTCAAGGTCGAGGCCAACGTCGGCAAGCCGCAGGTGGCCTACCGCGAGACGATCAAGCGCAAGGTCGAGAAGGTCGAGTACACCCACAAGAAGCAGACGGGTGGCTCGGGCCAGTTCGCGAAGGTGCTCATCGATCTGGAGCCGTTCGTCGGCGAGGACGGTGCCACCTACGAGTTCGAGAACAAGGTCACCGGTGGCCGCATCCCGCGCGAGTACATCCCCTCGGTGGACGCGGGCGCCCAGGACGCCATGCAGTACGGCGTGCTCGCCGGCTACCCGCTGGTGAACCTGAAGGTGACGCTGCTCGACGGCGCCTACCACGAGGTCGACTCCTCGGAAATGGCGTTCAAAGTTGCGGGTTCACAGGCGTTGAAGAAGGCCGCTCAGGCGGCTCAGCCGGTGATCCTGGAGCCGATCATGGCGGTCGAGGTGACCACACCCGAGGACTACATGGGTGAAGT
Coding sequences:
- the fusA gene encoding elongation factor G, which encodes MAQKDVLTDLNKVRNIGIMAHIDAGKTTTTERILYYTGVNYKIGETHDGASTTDWMEQEQERGITITSAAVTCFWNNNQINIIDTPGHVDFTVEVERSLRVLDGAVAVFDGKEGVEPQSEQVWRQADKYDVPRICFVNKMDKLGADFYFTVRTIEERLGAKPLVIQLPIGAENDFIGIIDLVEMKAKVWRGETALGEKYEVEDIPADLADKAEEYRTKLLETVAESDEALLEKYFGGEELSVDEIKGAIRKLTVNSELYPVLCGSAFKNKGVQPMLDAVIDYLPSPLDVESVQGHVPGKEDEVISRKPSVDEPFSALAFKIAVHPFFGKLTYVRVYSGVVESGSQVVNSTKGKKERLGKLFQMHANKENPVERASAGHIYAVIGLKDTTTGDTLCDPNEQVVLESMTFPDPVIEVAIEPKTKSDQEKLGTAIQKLAEEDPTFKVHLDQETGQTVIGGMGELHLDILVDRMRREFKVEANVGKPQVAYRETIKRKVEKVEYTHKKQTGGSGQFAKVLIDLEPFVGEDGATYEFENKVTGGRIPREYIPSVDAGAQDAMQYGVLAGYPLVNLKVTLLDGAYHEVDSSEMAFKVAGSQALKKAAQAAQPVILEPIMAVEVTTPEDYMGEVIGDLNSRRGQIQAMEERSGARVVKAQVPLSEMFGYVGDLRSKTQGRANYSMVFDSYAEVPANVSKEIIAKATGQ